AATTCCTACCGATGACTTCTTTGGCGAGGTAGCCGGTCATGTGGAAGAATCCGGCGCTGGCGTACATGACAGGGTGGTCGGACTTTGTCGCGTCGGACACCACAAAGGACTGCTGGAAGGCGGAGAGCGCCTCCCGGAGCTCCTCCGACACCCGGGGGAACCCGCCCCGCGCCGCCACCTCCGAGTCCTCCGAGCTCCGGTACGAGCTCCCCCCAGAGGCTCTCCGCGAACGGCCCTTGTCCCCGGCCTCGTCACCCGACCGCCGCACCTCGACGCCCTGCGGCCGCCCCGTCTCCTCGTCCGTCTTCAACACCAGGCCCCACTCCGCAGCCCGCTGCGCCGCCGCTCCGACGTCCTCGGCGGCGGCGGGAGGTTTCTTGGAGATGGGATAGGGCAGATAAGGCAGCGGCGCCGCCGCCGACGTGGAGGGGAGGGCCATCCATGGGCGGATGATgtcttcgtcgtcgtcgccgccggcGCTGGCGGCGGCGGGCGGAGGTGGGGCCCGGTGGGCCGAGAGCTGTGGGTCCGGTCGAGATTGCCAGGTGGTAAAGGGGGAGGAGCGGGGTTTGGGCTGGGTGGGGTTAAAGACCTCGAGGGACCCACGGGAGTCGCGTGGCAGAGGTGGGATGAGCGAGGAGGTGGGTCGGTGGGTTGGTGACTCCTCGTCCATTTCCTGTAACAATtagcagaaaacaaaaacaaaaaacagaaaCGTTATCTATTAAACATCAAACACATTTAGCAAAGGGAATAAGCGGTTAATTGatttctaaattctcaataggTCGTATCCAATGCACATATAATCTCTTAAAATATTTacttattttatgaaaaaaaatgtaTATTCAAACATATTTCTTAAAGTATCGCATCGGAAACAATTTATAAAAaagtattttaaaaaatacttctGCATGGCACATCAAGAATTAGGACCAGTGGACCTATCGCAATAGAACAAATCCAAAAATGATACCTCATTTACCGATCATAAATTGTGATTGCGTTTGTTCTTTTTTGTGGATCCCATTAAAGATAAAGAGTCTGAATAAGGACAAAATTTATGCTCGATAACTATGGGATATCTGTTTATCTTGCAGAGGAATACACAGTTGGATCATGGCAAATTTCAAGTAGCACATGAACAGAGCTAACTCGTATGCAAGCATCACGGATCTTCCGGCATCGATCCAATTATCGCCAAACCCGAATCCATGATTTCTCCCAAACGATCGAGTTACGAGGCAACGTGGGCTCAATTCACAAGCTTGCATGGCAACATGTGAGCTTGTTTGTTCGAGAGGTCTTTGGAATTAAGCTGATATTATACTTAACTAAGTACTTTAATGTTTATTTCCACACTAAAATAGCTAGAAATGCCCGATAGCAGGAAGAACTCTTTATAATAGCTGCTCAAATTTCCAAGTTATTTCAACAAATTTTCTTCAGGAAAAGGAAAGAATACGATAGCTACATGTATTTTGGTGGAGGAGGTAGCATGAAATCTTGAAGGAGGAAAGCAGATCTTGAAGAATGCCACAAGAAGAGCCTCAAAGTGTGTATATGCAGATGAAagaacagaagataaagattggaGTGTAGAGCAATCTAAGTACCTGAACTCAAGCTGTAGTTGTCGTCTCTACCGACTCTTCTTATCTCTTTGGAGTTGCACTCTTCGTCTTTTTCTCGGTCGTCTCCTACAAGTTATAGCTATGAGACTGAGCACAAACACAGccgaaaaggagaagaaattaagGACTCTGAGGATGGAAGTGGGTTGAAGCGAGGGgatgaaggagagagagagagagaggagggtgttCGGTGGATATCTTATTTGTTGCCATCGGCTGACGTGATTGGCTGATGCCTCGTGCTTGTGGGCCTCTGCCGGCGTATATCTCGGCAGCGTCCAATAAGCTGTGAGATATTGGATTATGTGGGTCACTCGCTTCGACGAATCCTTGTCTCCTGCACTTCTTTGACCGAGCATTAACTTTGTTTCTTGATAGCGTGACATGACCGATCTCGTGCTTCGCAATGCACAATGGCAGTCGACGATGCTGAGTTGATGGCGAGCATTATCAGTGTCATTAGATGCAGTTTTGCTCGTCAATGGGGATACGGATAGCCGTAAACATGGATGTATCAGGAGTTCAAACAAGCAGAAGATACATGGAGTGACCACAAGATGGATAGCTGTGTTGTTCATTGCCACTAGAAATCAATGGTGAGCATTTATTTGTGAGCTTATGAGTCCGTCCATGGAGTTAAGCAGACAACTGGCTTCTATCATCCATTAAAGGCATCTGTTCTCTCTTGTTCTCATCAACTAGATGGCGACTGACAGCCCTCTTCGCGGTGGCGAGAAAGAGACAAACGCGGTTTTCGCGTGAAAACAGCAGCATATGAGATGAGCCTCCGCTTGCACTAAAATCCAGCTTAGGAATTGAAGACTCTTCTACTTGTCCTGTTGGCTACCGTATCACTAGAGAAACGAATGTGAGGCTGCTGTGTGGCTGATAAGGAGTGATCATCCCAAGTTGGAATTGTGGCGTCGTCTTGCATAAGCTCGGATAAGGGCGCTACAAGGAGTTTGACCAAGTGACATTTCGGTGAAAAGATCACAAGTTACAGCAGGCATGTACAGTAATCATTTTTTTTGGGGTTAGCTATTTGTTTGTCTACCGAGGTGTCTCTTTCTGGTCATGTGCTCGTTCTCACAAGTGTTCTAGTGGAAGAAAGAGACGACGGCGGTGTTATTAAGGTCCAGTTCTCTCTCATCTTAGACAACTGCAGCATCCCATTTTGTCTCTGCCAACTGTTGTGTAACTTTCATGTCTTCGATTTCCTTTGCACCTTCTACTATTAGTAGCATATGTTGCGGTCATGTAaaggtcctctctctctctctctctctctctcttaccatCAATGTTTGTTGTGCTTACTATGCTGATTTGAGTTTTAAATGAGTTGAAACTTCAATTTTGAAGTTCAAATATTATTACTGTGAAACTTCAAGGAGACTGTGAAGCATGTGTACGGTAAGCTTTTGTGGATGTAAAGTATCAAGGACCAGAAAATAGATATGTTTTACAGGATTAAGATATCAAGTGaaaaattacttttatttttttatttcatgttcTTCACTAGCAGGACtggattccattcattcattgtcaTGGATAAAAGCTACCAAAAAGATGCTCTACATCATTTCATTGAATTCACATGGAACCTCTTAACTTTACCAAACCTATTCATTTCACTGAATTCACATGGATTTGGTTTCCTGATTGCAGAGTTGAATCCTCACATCTTGGTCAAGGAACTTGTGGGTTCTCAATAGAATTACTTGTTCATGTTCAACATGAGCATCAGAAAGGCTGCTTTCCCAGCTCTTAGCATGCACTCTCCACTCATGAATGGACTTAAGAAGGATCCACTACATGGTTAACCACTCATGATTTCTCCTACCACCAGTTGTTAAGTGGAACACATGATTGATAACCTTCCTAGGTAGTAAACAAGCAGCAAAGACATCAGCAACTTGTAGCATTTCCTAGTATGTCAGTCATGTAGTAAACAAGCAGCAAAGACATTGGCAGCTTGTAAGTGTGAGACTATGTGAGGCTTCATTGCCTGTGTGGTTTTGGCCATCCTGCACTGCCAAGGCATGTGCATATAAAATCATAAGCATTAAACCTATGTTAGTCATGTCAAAAGAAAGCAACTTGATGTGCCAAAAAATGTTTTCTCAAAGAAACATAAGAGCACTTGCTCACTCTCATCTATGAGTAAAGACCAACAAGGAATCACACACAGTGGCTCACCAGGTAGTGTTGTAGCCTTTGAACAAAGTTGATAGTCCCAAGTTAATGAAACACTAATCTAATCAGCATGTTCTCTGTTAGTCCTCTGTTTTCAGTAGCAACATTTCTTGTTCCTGTTGTGTACATAATAAGATGCAATATTCCATTGGCTTTTCCCGTATCTCGTGGGTTTAATCCTTCAATAAATCGTCTTGTGCGTCATATACCACCTTATGTGATCAGGTAAGTCTTTACCTTGTTCATGAGTCATGCATGAAATAGGCAATGCCTCTGCCCAAAGGCTCTCTCATGTAGAGGATTAAGACAGTGGCATCGACATGATACAAAAGCTGTGTGATCAATGGGAAGAAACTGAGAGGAACAGACATCAAGGGAAGCGAAGTTGCATTAGAGAGTGTTCATGGAGTAgaagtcggagaagctggccAGGAATTCCTCGTCGTAGCTGTACTCGTCTTCGTCGTCCATCGCCAACGCCGCCTGCAACTGCCTCCAGCAATCGCTGCCATTGCCACCTAATTGGTTTTGCTCGTAGTTGTCGAAGCAGTTCACCGCTGCCGCGCCCGTATCCGTCCCCGTCTCCATCTCTACCGCCGCCTCCGTCTCCGTCTCACCATTCCTCGCGAAACGGCCCCGCACTCGCGGCCTGCTGTCGGCCAACGTCTTCCTGCATTCATACTGGAATGCGAAATAGGAGCCGCGTAAATCTAACTGTTAATATACAACGAACGACTGATCAAGGAGGATTGGATCGAATGATACAGTGATCTTCTTGTGGAAGTTCCTCTGATTGCGTTTGCTCCGATACCTCTCGATTCGTTCCTTCCTCTCCTCGGCACTGTATCGGCCGACTTTCCCGGCTACCCCTCCTTCCTGGCTAGAATTCTCGTGCAGGCCATTGCCCCCCTGTCATAAGAGTTCGTCAAGAGAGAGCAAAGATCCGAGTTTGAACGTGAGAAACGATTCAAAATGGGATTTTTAGATGCGAAAACTGAGAAAGGCGGAGAATTTGGTCACACCTGGAGGTTGCCGGTGCTGAGGACCCGCCTCACCGGGCCAGCGTTGAAGTCGAGGTAGtcgcaggaggaggaggacggcgaCGATGAGTACAGTGGCTGGTTGAGGGAGTCGGGAATGTAGTGATGATGGAAGGGAAGCGAGTGGGTGCCGCCGCCCCCGTGGAGATACGATTCAGAGGAGAAGGACGTACAGGGAGGAGAGGATGAAGGGAAGGCGCTATTGGCGTCAGGGAAGAGGCCTTGAGGGGAGGTGGCGGAGCAGAATTCGGGGTGATGGAGGCTGGGGTCgccagaggaggagaaggaagagaacaTGGCGCTGGCTTCGCACTTGGGCTTGAGGAGGCGGAGAAAAGGAACGGGCTTCTGCTTTTATGGAGCGCCAAGGGAGGGGGAGAGATGGTGGGACCCATCGGCCACGGACAAGTGTAGTTTGACCTTGGTGGGCCCGGATAAAGAGTGAGAGATGCCTTCGCGGGTTCCCAGACAGAGGTGGATGCCCCTACAAGCCTAAGCGATACAAAGGTTTTAGAGATCAATGATACCTATCAACTGTAGTGCATGTGACATTAAATTATCTAAAGATGTCAATTGATTTGGTTCGTAAAattctaattttattttcttctttaaacAGTTTCAATTCGATCCATCTGTACTACAGTTGCATGCACCACCTCAACTATGATATGTTCAATCCAACTAAAACTGGTCATTCATTCGTCGCCAAGAGAGTGAGAGGAAGAAGGGACTGTTCCCAGGAACGAGAGTCCCACCAAGCAAAAGTGGAGATAGCTCAAACAACACCAAAGATTGCCCCCCCATGACATTTAGTCAGCAAGCAAGTCAACTCCCTGATTTGACACACGACTGTTGTTGCCAACACAGTCGAAGACTCCTGTATGACCCACACATTTCTGACCCATCAAGAAATGATGCTTCAAATTAAGGATCAGACGAGCATATAATAATACACCACTCATCTTTCGATGTCTTATTATTTTATCCAACAATACCaacaatataaatatttaaagctTTGCGGTAAATAATGCCCTA
This DNA window, taken from Musa acuminata AAA Group cultivar baxijiao chromosome BXJ3-7, Cavendish_Baxijiao_AAA, whole genome shotgun sequence, encodes the following:
- the LOC135642170 gene encoding zinc finger protein CONSTANS-LIKE 2-like: MFSSFSSSGDPSLHHPEFCSATSPQGLFPDANSAFPSSSPPCTSFSSESYLHGGGGTHSLPFHHHYIPDSLNQPLYSSSPSSSSCDYLDFNAGPVRRVLSTGNLQGGNGLHENSSQEGGVAGKVGRYSAEERKERIERYRSKRNQRNFHKKITYECRKTLADSRPRVRGRFARNGETETEAAVEMETGTDTGAAAVNCFDNYEQNQLGGNGSDCWRQLQAALAMDDEDEYSYDEEFLASFSDFYSMNTL